From the genome of Blautia pseudococcoides, one region includes:
- a CDS encoding cation-translocating P-type ATPase, protein MKKQTKPQLSDNQVEKKDRRIPTTRYNPDHKTGLTSQQVQEHRLHGWTNKAVDPPSKTTKEIIHDNVFTYFNLIFVVLAVLLCIVGSFRDLTFLPVIIANTLIGIIQEIRAKQVLDNLTMLNAPNASVVRNGKTSVVNAEELVLDDMVIFKAGNQVCADALVSAGEVQVNESLLTGEADEITKRKGDQLMSGSFIVSGQCHAKLDKVGEDSYISRLTLEAKEMQSGEQSEMIRSLDKLVKFVGIAIIPIGLVLFIQAFFFQHEAFRSSVTSMVAAVIGMIPEGLYLLASVALAVSSIRLAQKKVLLHDMKCIETLARVDVLCVDKTGTITENSMEVQEVIETEEYDPNEMEPLSVMISDFAAAMSSDNITMAAIKKHFKTAAKKKPVSKTGFSSATKYSSVTFKDTAYVLGAPEFVLKEDYDDYKEEILEYASKGSRVLVFGTYDEKIDGKALSAPIIPLCYILLANPIRKQAKETFTYFAEQGVEVKVISGDNPATVSEVAKQAGIAGAENYVDASELETDAEIQQAVLNNAVFGRVTPNQKRQFVQILKAAGKTVAMTGDGVNDVLALKDADCSIAMASGSDAAAQASQLVLLESDFSCMPQVVLEGRRVVNNIQRSASLFLVKNIFSFLLSLFSVVFMLTYPLEPSQVSLISMFTIGIPAFFLALEPNKNIIKGHFLTNVCLKAMPAALTDVLAVGALVVFGKTFGVNSTDISTAATMLLAIVGFMILYKISAPMNKIRVGILLGTIAGLIFCSLFLNNLFALTGMSKKCIMLFVVFAIATEPVLRYLTLAIEKCRILYLRLKQHSEDELL, encoded by the coding sequence CTGAAAAAGCAAACAAAACCGCAGCTGTCTGACAATCAGGTGGAGAAAAAAGACCGCAGGATTCCAACCACCCGGTATAACCCGGATCATAAAACCGGGCTGACAAGCCAGCAGGTACAGGAACACAGGCTTCACGGCTGGACCAACAAAGCTGTGGACCCGCCGTCCAAGACAACGAAAGAGATCATACATGACAATGTCTTCACATACTTTAACTTGATTTTCGTAGTGCTGGCAGTCCTGCTGTGTATTGTAGGTTCTTTCAGGGACCTGACTTTTCTCCCGGTTATCATTGCCAACACATTGATCGGTATCATACAGGAGATACGGGCCAAGCAGGTTCTGGATAATCTGACCATGCTCAACGCCCCTAATGCCTCCGTAGTGCGAAACGGCAAAACCTCGGTAGTAAATGCCGAGGAGCTGGTGCTGGACGATATGGTCATCTTTAAAGCCGGCAACCAGGTCTGTGCTGACGCTTTGGTAAGCGCCGGGGAAGTACAGGTCAATGAATCCCTGCTCACCGGAGAAGCGGATGAGATCACCAAGAGAAAAGGCGACCAGCTTATGTCCGGCAGCTTCATTGTGTCGGGGCAGTGCCACGCAAAGCTTGATAAAGTCGGGGAGGACTCCTATATCTCCCGCCTGACGCTGGAGGCCAAGGAAATGCAGAGCGGGGAGCAGTCCGAGATGATACGTTCCCTTGACAAACTGGTAAAATTCGTGGGTATTGCCATTATCCCCATCGGCCTTGTACTTTTTATACAGGCATTTTTCTTTCAGCATGAGGCTTTCCGCTCCAGTGTGACCTCCATGGTGGCTGCTGTCATCGGTATGATCCCTGAGGGCTTATATCTTCTTGCAAGTGTTGCCTTGGCAGTGAGTTCTATCAGGCTGGCACAGAAAAAAGTCCTGCTGCACGATATGAAATGTATTGAAACCCTGGCAAGAGTAGATGTGCTCTGCGTAGATAAGACAGGAACTATCACAGAAAATTCCATGGAAGTCCAGGAGGTCATAGAGACAGAAGAATACGATCCCAATGAGATGGAGCCTCTGTCTGTGATGATCAGTGATTTTGCGGCAGCCATGAGCAGCGATAACATTACCATGGCAGCTATCAAAAAGCATTTTAAAACTGCCGCGAAAAAGAAACCTGTCAGTAAAACAGGGTTCTCCTCTGCAACCAAATACAGCAGCGTCACCTTTAAAGATACTGCCTATGTACTGGGCGCTCCGGAATTTGTCCTGAAGGAAGACTATGATGACTACAAAGAGGAAATTTTAGAATATGCATCCAAAGGCTCACGTGTCCTGGTATTCGGAACTTATGATGAGAAGATTGACGGCAAGGCACTTTCCGCCCCCATTATACCTTTATGCTATATTCTTCTCGCGAACCCTATCCGCAAGCAGGCAAAAGAAACTTTTACTTACTTCGCCGAACAGGGTGTGGAGGTGAAGGTTATATCAGGGGACAATCCTGCCACCGTTTCTGAGGTTGCCAAACAGGCCGGCATAGCCGGAGCAGAGAATTATGTGGATGCCTCAGAACTGGAGACTGACGCAGAAATACAGCAAGCGGTTCTGAACAACGCTGTCTTTGGACGTGTCACCCCCAACCAGAAACGGCAGTTTGTACAGATATTAAAAGCTGCGGGAAAAACCGTTGCCATGACAGGAGACGGTGTCAACGACGTGCTGGCACTGAAAGATGCCGACTGCAGCATTGCCATGGCCTCAGGCAGTGATGCCGCGGCTCAGGCCTCCCAGCTTGTACTGCTGGAATCTGACTTTTCCTGTATGCCCCAGGTGGTATTGGAAGGAAGACGGGTGGTAAATAATATCCAGCGTTCTGCCAGTTTATTCCTGGTCAAGAATATTTTTTCCTTCCTGCTCTCCCTGTTCTCTGTTGTATTTATGCTGACGTATCCTCTGGAACCCTCACAGGTATCCCTGATCAGTATGTTCACCATTGGCATCCCTGCATTTTTCCTGGCGCTTGAGCCAAACAAAAATATTATCAAAGGGCATTTTCTCACCAATGTATGTCTGAAAGCCATGCCTGCGGCGCTGACAGATGTTCTCGCTGTGGGCGCGCTGGTGGTGTTCGGAAAGACCTTCGGGGTAAATTCCACGGATATCTCAACCGCTGCTACCATGCTGCTGGCCATCGTAGGATTTATGATCCTTTACAAGATCAGTGCACCTATGAACAAGATCCGTGTGGGGATTTTACTTGGAACCATTGCCGGACTTATATTCTGCAGCTTGTTTTTGAACAATCTGTTTGCATTGACCGGCATGTCCAAGAAATGCATCATGCTCTTTGTGGTTTTCGCCATTGCCACAGAGCCTGTGCTCAGATATCTTACACTGGCGATTGAAAAATGCCGTATCTTGTATCTGCGCCTGAAACAGCATAGTGAAGACGAATTATTATAA
- a CDS encoding phosphotriesterase family protein, protein MKRITTVCGDISPEELGFTDMHEHIMFNGADMGAICRPAMPTDLPVKYEDKVSLENIGFLKRNFPLVRDAMDLNDETAMTREVQEYKVSGGDSMVELSVPGIRLDVEAVKRISERTGVHVITAVGYYVESSWPGDYDGWSIRQFYHHMMDEIENGIEHTDIKPGCVKIALNDFTEAEEKALRAGGQAAKDTGMSITVHPDYAYGGTPGEIVEILMEEGVNPEKIVIAHMETTVKRPMKEMILYPEKWGLDLDVAKRVLDKGANFSVEFLSGDIGLEALGTAPIPDWMKMAGIVRLIQQGYSRQIVLGTDMCVKTMCRQFGGEGYCRLTKFGVPALKKYGEVSDLAIRNMTVNNPARILAY, encoded by the coding sequence ATGAAACGAATTACAACTGTGTGCGGAGATATTTCACCGGAGGAGCTGGGATTTACGGATATGCATGAACACATTATGTTCAACGGTGCGGATATGGGGGCAATCTGCAGACCGGCTATGCCCACGGATCTGCCGGTGAAGTATGAGGATAAGGTCTCACTGGAAAACATCGGGTTTTTGAAAAGGAATTTTCCGCTGGTACGGGATGCCATGGATTTGAACGATGAAACAGCCATGACCAGGGAGGTACAGGAATATAAAGTCTCAGGCGGAGACTCTATGGTGGAGCTGAGTGTACCCGGAATCCGCCTGGATGTGGAGGCAGTGAAGCGGATCTCAGAAAGGACAGGGGTTCATGTCATTACAGCTGTCGGCTATTATGTGGAGTCCTCCTGGCCGGGAGATTATGACGGCTGGAGTATCCGCCAGTTTTACCACCATATGATGGATGAGATTGAAAACGGAATTGAGCACACAGACATAAAGCCGGGGTGCGTGAAAATTGCACTGAATGATTTTACAGAGGCAGAGGAAAAAGCGCTCAGAGCAGGCGGCCAGGCCGCGAAAGACACAGGTATGTCCATCACGGTACATCCGGATTATGCTTACGGGGGGACACCGGGTGAAATCGTGGAGATACTGATGGAAGAGGGCGTCAACCCGGAAAAGATCGTGATCGCCCACATGGAGACTACTGTAAAAAGGCCCATGAAGGAGATGATCCTCTACCCGGAAAAATGGGGTCTGGACCTGGATGTGGCGAAACGGGTGCTGGATAAAGGAGCAAACTTTTCAGTGGAATTTTTATCCGGGGATATTGGCCTGGAGGCGTTGGGAACTGCACCGATTCCGGACTGGATGAAGATGGCCGGGATTGTACGTCTTATCCAGCAGGGATACAGCCGCCAGATCGTACTTGGCACTGACATGTGTGTAAAGACTATGTGCAGGCAGTTCGGCGGAGAGGGATACTGCAGGCTGACAAAATTCGGAGTTCCTGCACTGAAGAAATACGGGGAGGTCTCTGACCTGGCGATTCGCAACATGACGGTAAATAATCCGGCCAGGATTCTGGCCTATTAA
- a CDS encoding ABC-F family ATP-binding cassette domain-containing protein, with the protein MNILNIEHISKIYGDKIIFEDASFGIHEGDKIGIIGINGTGKTTLLRMAAGIEEPDSGQIVRQNGLRIAYLPQNPEFPRDATVSSYALGKSVETDWMVESNLTKLGIVQYDTPLAQLSGGQRRKVAMAKVLVSDFDVLLLDEPTNHLDEEMITWLEEYLREYKGVILMVTHDRYFLDKVSNRILEISRGNMYSYDANYSRFLELKAEREEMELASERKRQSVLRMELEWAKRGCRARSTKQRARLERLEALKNGKAPVQDQAVEMDSVETRMGKKTIELHHVGKSYGGTKLVDDFDYIVLRNQRLGIIGPNGCGKSTLIKMIAGLIQPDSGEIEIGETIKIGYLAQEEPDMDTDRRVIDYIRDIAEYVQTRDGKISASQMLERFLFTPDMQYTPVCKLSGGEKRRLYLLSVLISGANVYILDEPSNNVDIPTLTILEDYLNSFSGIVITVSHDRYFLDNVVDRIFEFDGNGHLQQYEGGYTDYLEAKERRLSVGDSSSSLKKQVPEKKEAAKDWKQNRPAKLKFTFKEQREYDTIDDDIAALEEIIEKLDGDMMANATNSLKLSELTAEKEKAEAELEEKMERWVYLNDLAEKIEEQKNA; encoded by the coding sequence ATGAACATATTAAATATAGAACATATCAGTAAAATATACGGGGATAAGATCATCTTTGAGGATGCATCCTTTGGCATTCACGAAGGGGATAAAATCGGGATAATCGGCATTAACGGTACAGGAAAGACTACTTTGCTCCGAATGGCTGCCGGGATTGAGGAACCGGATTCAGGGCAGATCGTCAGGCAGAATGGACTGCGCATTGCGTATCTGCCTCAGAATCCGGAATTTCCCCGGGATGCAACCGTATCCTCCTATGCCCTTGGAAAGTCAGTGGAGACGGACTGGATGGTAGAAAGCAACCTGACAAAGCTTGGGATTGTGCAGTATGACACACCGCTGGCACAGTTGTCGGGAGGGCAGAGAAGGAAGGTAGCTATGGCCAAGGTGCTGGTTTCTGATTTTGATGTCCTGCTGCTGGATGAGCCTACCAACCATCTGGATGAGGAGATGATCACCTGGCTGGAAGAGTATCTGAGGGAATACAAAGGAGTGATTCTCATGGTCACCCATGACCGTTACTTTCTGGATAAGGTATCCAACCGGATCCTGGAGATCAGCCGGGGAAACATGTACAGCTATGATGCCAATTATTCCAGATTCCTGGAACTGAAAGCAGAGCGGGAGGAGATGGAACTGGCCTCTGAGCGCAAACGGCAGAGTGTCCTGCGCATGGAACTGGAGTGGGCCAAGCGGGGCTGCCGCGCCAGAAGCACCAAGCAGAGAGCCAGACTGGAACGCTTAGAAGCTCTGAAAAACGGAAAGGCCCCGGTGCAGGACCAGGCTGTGGAGATGGATTCCGTGGAGACGAGAATGGGAAAAAAGACCATTGAGCTGCACCATGTGGGAAAAAGCTATGGCGGGACAAAGCTTGTGGATGATTTTGACTATATTGTGCTGAGAAACCAGAGGCTGGGCATTATCGGTCCAAACGGCTGCGGAAAGTCCACTCTGATCAAAATGATAGCAGGTCTGATACAGCCGGACTCCGGGGAGATCGAAATCGGAGAGACGATCAAAATCGGATATCTGGCACAGGAGGAGCCGGATATGGATACGGACCGGCGGGTCATTGATTATATCAGGGATATCGCTGAGTATGTACAGACAAGAGACGGAAAAATCAGTGCATCACAGATGTTGGAGAGATTTTTATTCACGCCGGATATGCAGTATACTCCTGTGTGCAAACTCTCCGGGGGAGAGAAGCGTAGGCTGTACCTGCTCTCCGTACTCATCAGCGGGGCTAATGTCTATATCCTGGATGAGCCATCCAACAATGTGGATATCCCCACACTTACAATCCTGGAGGATTATCTGAACTCTTTTTCAGGGATTGTGATCACCGTATCCCATGACCGGTATTTTCTGGACAATGTGGTGGACCGGATATTTGAATTTGACGGCAATGGACATCTGCAGCAGTATGAGGGAGGCTATACGGATTATCTGGAGGCAAAGGAGAGAAGACTTTCAGTCGGGGACAGCAGCAGTTCCCTGAAAAAACAGGTTCCGGAGAAAAAGGAGGCAGCCAAAGACTGGAAGCAGAACCGCCCGGCAAAGCTGAAATTTACATTCAAAGAACAGAGAGAATACGATACCATAGATGATGACATCGCAGCTCTGGAGGAAATAATAGAAAAACTGGACGGTGATATGATGGCAAATGCCACAAACTCCTTAAAGCTGTCTGAGCTGACGGCCGAGAAGGAAAAAGCAGAGGCAGAACTGGAAGAAAAGATGGAACGCTGGGTATATTTAAACGATCTTGCAGAAAAAATCGAAGAACAGAAAAATGCCTGA
- a CDS encoding aldo/keto reductase, protein MVYKNYKDMKLSALGFGAMRLPTADGNPDAPIDEKKTADMVAYAIAHGVNYFDTAYGYHDGNSEIVMGKVLGDYPRECFYLATKFPGYDLANMDKVEAIFEEQLKKCNVDYFDFYLFHNVYEKNIEPYTDRKYGIMDYLMKQKENGRIRHLGFSAHGRYDTMKRFLEAYGDRMEFCQIQLNYLDWKLQDAKAKVELLREYNIPVWVMEPLRGGRLASLTPENEEKLKALRPDEKIPAWGFRFLQSVPEVTMVLSGMSSMEQMKENIATFAEDKPVTDEEMETLMEVTDSMLDILPCTACRYCTTHCPQKLDIPTLLALYNEVRFANGLITHMAVEAMPEDKRPHACIGCQSCEAVCPQQLEIAKAMADFTEKLNQPAGL, encoded by the coding sequence ATGGTATATAAAAATTATAAAGATATGAAGCTTTCAGCGCTGGGGTTTGGCGCTATGCGGCTGCCGACTGCGGACGGGAATCCGGATGCGCCCATAGATGAGAAAAAGACGGCGGATATGGTGGCTTATGCCATAGCACATGGTGTCAACTATTTTGACACGGCGTATGGCTATCATGATGGAAATTCGGAAATTGTGATGGGAAAGGTTCTGGGGGATTATCCCAGAGAATGCTTTTATCTGGCTACCAAGTTTCCGGGATACGATTTGGCGAACATGGATAAAGTGGAAGCTATTTTTGAAGAACAGCTTAAAAAATGTAATGTGGATTATTTTGATTTCTATTTGTTCCATAATGTTTATGAAAAGAATATCGAGCCGTATACGGACCGGAAATACGGTATTATGGATTATCTGATGAAACAGAAAGAGAACGGAAGGATCAGGCATCTGGGATTTTCTGCACACGGGCGTTATGATACGATGAAACGTTTTCTGGAAGCTTATGGAGACAGGATGGAATTCTGTCAGATTCAGCTGAATTATCTGGACTGGAAGCTCCAGGATGCGAAGGCTAAGGTGGAGCTGCTCCGGGAATATAACATTCCCGTATGGGTCATGGAGCCTCTCAGGGGAGGACGGCTGGCAAGTCTTACACCGGAGAACGAAGAGAAATTAAAGGCTCTGCGACCGGATGAAAAGATTCCGGCCTGGGGATTCCGTTTCCTGCAGTCTGTTCCGGAAGTGACTATGGTATTGTCCGGCATGTCAAGCATGGAGCAGATGAAGGAAAATATCGCCACCTTTGCAGAAGATAAACCGGTGACGGATGAAGAGATGGAGACGCTGATGGAAGTGACGGACAGTATGCTGGATATCCTGCCATGCACGGCCTGTCGTTATTGTACAACACATTGTCCTCAGAAACTGGATATTCCCACACTATTAGCACTTTATAATGAGGTGCGTTTTGCGAATGGTCTGATCACGCACATGGCGGTGGAAGCCATGCCGGAGGATAAACGCCCTCATGCATGCATCGGATGCCAGAGCTGTGAGGCGGTATGCCCGCAGCAGCTTGAAATAGCCAAGGCAATGGCTGATTTTACAGAAAAGCTGAACCAGCCTGCCGGTTTGTAG
- a CDS encoding tocopherol cyclase family protein: MKKTCIQRGCAAFSFPYFEGWYLKHQNQENTIAFIPAVHGDKNGKWTVSLQVITEEGAWYFTYPKEACRISRNPFGVRVGRNIFTDKGIQVDIKSRDLTVKGCIAYTPFDRLSYDIMGFFKYIPFLQCSHGVLSMYHSLRGSLLVNGRKISMTGGRGYIETDKGRSFPKTYLWTQCGFGKSSSVMLSVADIPFLGTHFQGCICAVHCGGKEYRMATYLGVRIEEYGDGKVTVKQGKMRLKVRRLEEASHDLKAPQCGEMTRIIRESPSCRVRYEFWSGGGLVFDVISEQASFEQVKDSL, encoded by the coding sequence ATGAAAAAGACATGTATTCAGAGGGGATGTGCGGCATTTTCCTTTCCTTATTTTGAAGGATGGTATCTGAAACACCAGAATCAAGAGAATACCATTGCATTTATCCCTGCCGTACATGGGGATAAAAACGGAAAGTGGACCGTATCTCTTCAGGTCATCACAGAGGAGGGAGCATGGTATTTCACGTATCCCAAAGAGGCGTGCCGCATCAGCAGGAATCCTTTTGGCGTCAGAGTGGGGAGAAATATTTTCACGGATAAGGGGATCCAGGTAGATATAAAGAGCAGGGACCTGACTGTAAAAGGCTGTATTGCATACACACCGTTTGACCGGCTGTCATATGACATTATGGGATTTTTTAAATACATCCCCTTTCTGCAGTGCAGTCACGGTGTGCTGAGCATGTATCACAGTCTCAGGGGCAGCCTCCTTGTAAACGGCAGAAAAATCTCCATGACAGGAGGGCGGGGATATATAGAGACAGACAAAGGACGCTCCTTTCCAAAGACATATCTCTGGACTCAGTGCGGGTTTGGTAAGAGCAGCAGTGTGATGCTGTCTGTTGCGGATATTCCATTTTTAGGCACTCATTTTCAGGGCTGTATCTGCGCGGTGCATTGTGGAGGAAAAGAGTACAGGATGGCCACCTACCTGGGAGTACGCATAGAAGAATATGGGGACGGCAAAGTGACGGTCAAGCAGGGAAAGATGCGTCTGAAGGTGCGCAGACTGGAGGAAGCCTCCCATGACCTGAAGGCACCCCAGTGCGGTGAGATGACCCGTATTATCAGAGAAAGCCCGTCCTGCCGTGTCAGATATGAGTTTTGGTCAGGAGGCGGGCTGGTATTTGACGTGATATCAGAACAGGCTTCTTTTGAACAGGTGAAAGACAGCTTATAG
- a CDS encoding winged helix-turn-helix transcriptional regulator, producing MYAASMEKEEREAVCPLKYALNLVGGKWKLPIICILAREESVRYNSLKRKLCGITNMMLSQSLKELEENGIVHREQYNEIPPRVEYSLTKEGRSILEPLDSLSEWGKTHMDRMQTQSPYCRECRDTK from the coding sequence ATGTATGCAGCATCAATGGAAAAAGAGGAAAGGGAAGCTGTCTGTCCGCTGAAATATGCTTTGAATCTGGTGGGTGGAAAATGGAAGCTTCCTATTATCTGTATTCTGGCACGTGAAGAATCTGTGCGTTATAACAGCCTGAAACGAAAGCTCTGCGGCATTACCAACATGATGCTGTCCCAGTCCTTAAAAGAACTGGAGGAAAACGGCATTGTCCACCGGGAGCAGTATAATGAGATTCCGCCCCGGGTGGAATATTCCCTCACGAAAGAGGGACGCAGTATTTTAGAGCCGCTGGACAGCCTGTCCGAATGGGGAAAAACCCATATGGACAGAATGCAGACTCAGTCCCCATACTGCAGAGAATGCAGAGACACGAAATAG
- the lon gene encoding endopeptidase La produces the protein MITIPIYDMMILPGVTFFFKKDIFTDREITAEHVGEDVLFLMMKQDKKREDMTPEDICPIGVSGKIESIDEEGNIRVHTKERVLITNVEVTTQSISASAAVCGEVEDISDEKMQKRFEALKRDLLKFVQMFQWGVWARSFILHWKNMNEILCALSGYLNLSWPEKYAVLEAETRGQRCERIEKAIYEFIELFKVSEEAQSAQKETHEQAYRESAIKKQIDFLQNQLDEMHPENISDVRRFENKIKEAGMNEEAEKEAGKVLNRMKQEGKDSHEYGLLYDYLDFVTSLSWKTEELPEIDLEEAEKILDEEHYGLKKVKDRIIQQIAVMALNKKQSGSILLFVGAPGTGKTSIGQSIAKALHREYVRISLGGIRDEAEIRGHRRTYVGAMPGRIMEGMKRSGVQNPVMVLDEVDKLTKDYGGDPASALLEVLDPEQNNSFTDHYMNVPYDLSNVFFVCTANSTDTIPEPLLNRMEVIQFPGYTPIEKSHIARKHLLPKAMKSMGIKAQNLKVTDEAIGKIISDYTAEAGVRGLKKQMDILCRFAAVKLVKGEQKSITVSEKRVPEFLGRNAMHHEGILKEAAPGVVTGLAWTRAGGEILFVETTLTRGSGKVRITGQLGDVMKESAELALTLVKAMYPEEAKQLDEKDLHIHVPSGAVPKDGPSAGITLVTALSSLVTGKAVDPEYAMTGEVSLRGGVMPIGGLPEKLMAAQRAGVKKVFIPYDNVEDLEEVAEEIKEKLEIIPVKKATEVLERVFHEEN, from the coding sequence ATGATTACAATACCGATTTACGATATGATGATACTGCCCGGCGTTACCTTCTTTTTCAAAAAGGACATTTTCACAGACCGGGAAATCACTGCGGAGCATGTGGGTGAGGATGTGTTGTTCCTGATGATGAAGCAGGATAAGAAGCGGGAAGATATGACGCCGGAGGATATCTGCCCTATCGGGGTTTCCGGCAAGATTGAGAGTATAGACGAGGAAGGCAATATTCGTGTCCATACAAAAGAGCGTGTTCTGATCACGAATGTGGAAGTGACCACGCAGTCCATCTCCGCTTCGGCAGCGGTCTGTGGCGAGGTGGAGGATATCTCGGATGAAAAGATGCAGAAGCGTTTTGAAGCGCTCAAAAGAGATCTGCTGAAATTTGTACAGATGTTTCAGTGGGGGGTGTGGGCGAGAAGCTTTATCCTGCACTGGAAAAATATGAACGAGATTCTCTGTGCCCTTTCAGGCTATCTGAATCTCTCCTGGCCGGAAAAATATGCCGTTTTAGAGGCGGAGACCAGGGGACAGCGCTGTGAACGGATTGAAAAGGCGATCTATGAATTTATTGAATTGTTCAAGGTCAGTGAGGAAGCCCAGAGTGCCCAGAAGGAGACGCATGAACAGGCATACAGGGAGTCAGCCATTAAAAAACAGATTGATTTTCTGCAGAACCAGCTGGATGAGATGCATCCGGAGAATATATCCGATGTCCGCAGATTTGAAAATAAAATAAAAGAAGCAGGTATGAATGAGGAGGCAGAAAAGGAGGCCGGAAAGGTTCTGAACCGGATGAAACAGGAGGGCAAGGACAGCCATGAGTATGGCCTGCTCTATGATTATCTGGATTTTGTGACAAGCCTTTCCTGGAAAACAGAGGAGTTACCGGAGATAGATTTGGAGGAAGCGGAGAAGATTCTGGATGAGGAGCACTATGGTCTGAAAAAGGTAAAAGACAGAATCATCCAGCAGATAGCAGTCATGGCTCTGAATAAAAAACAGTCCGGTTCTATTCTGCTGTTTGTGGGAGCACCCGGTACAGGCAAGACCAGTATCGGGCAGAGCATAGCCAAAGCTCTGCACAGAGAATATGTGAGGATCAGCCTGGGCGGCATCCGTGACGAGGCTGAGATCCGAGGCCACAGGAGGACGTATGTAGGTGCCATGCCGGGCAGGATTATGGAGGGTATGAAACGAAGCGGTGTCCAGAACCCTGTCATGGTGCTGGATGAGGTGGATAAGCTCACAAAGGATTATGGCGGAGACCCTGCAAGTGCCCTTTTGGAGGTACTGGACCCGGAGCAGAACAACAGCTTTACAGATCACTATATGAATGTGCCCTATGACCTCTCCAATGTATTTTTTGTCTGTACTGCCAACAGCACGGATACCATACCGGAACCACTTCTGAATCGTATGGAAGTGATTCAGTTTCCGGGTTATACACCCATAGAAAAGTCCCATATCGCCAGAAAACATCTGCTTCCCAAGGCAATGAAGAGCATGGGGATCAAGGCTCAGAACCTGAAAGTGACAGATGAAGCGATCGGGAAGATCATCAGCGATTATACGGCTGAAGCGGGAGTCCGCGGTCTGAAAAAACAGATGGATATTCTGTGCCGTTTTGCGGCAGTGAAGCTGGTAAAAGGAGAGCAGAAGAGTATCACGGTCAGTGAAAAGCGTGTCCCTGAGTTTTTAGGAAGAAACGCCATGCATCACGAGGGTATACTCAAGGAGGCTGCACCGGGTGTGGTGACAGGATTAGCCTGGACCAGAGCCGGAGGAGAGATCCTGTTCGTGGAGACGACGCTCACGAGAGGCAGCGGTAAAGTGAGGATCACCGGACAGTTGGGGGATGTGATGAAAGAATCCGCTGAGCTTGCCCTGACGCTGGTAAAAGCCATGTATCCGGAAGAGGCCAAACAGCTTGATGAAAAAGACCTTCATATCCATGTTCCGTCCGGAGCAGTTCCAAAGGACGGTCCCTCTGCGGGCATTACTCTGGTCACAGCGCTGTCCTCCCTTGTAACGGGAAAAGCAGTTGATCCTGAATATGCCATGACAGGGGAAGTTTCCCTTCGGGGCGGTGTCATGCCTATTGGAGGTCTTCCGGAAAAGCTCATGGCAGCGCAGAGAGCCGGCGTGAAAAAAGTATTTATCCCTTATGATAACGTGGAGGATCTGGAGGAAGTGGCAGAGGAGATAAAGGAAAAACTGGAGATCATCCCTGTAAAGAAAGCCACAGAGGTTCTGGAACGAGTTTTCCATGAGGAAAATTAA